A stretch of DNA from Dioscorea cayenensis subsp. rotundata cultivar TDr96_F1 chromosome 4, TDr96_F1_v2_PseudoChromosome.rev07_lg8_w22 25.fasta, whole genome shotgun sequence:
tttcttAACTTAAATAGGAATGAAACCGTCCTGCTTCGCTGTTGGATGCTCAGATGGTGCGGTTATTATAAGCTGCCAAATGCGGCTTTTAAATTTTCTTCAATGtaaatttgcttttattttattaattgaataatatattCTTAAAATTGTTGAACACGAATcatgctcatttttttaaaatcaaacttggttttttttattgagttggTATTAGACAActatcattaaaaattttattttcatattttattaaaccaTATTTTCACGGTTTTTATTGAGTAcggacaatttttttttttttaaattatatatatatatatatattttcacatGGTTCTATAAACAACTGATGCATGTTTtctcacaaaatatttttttttaatattttttcagtCAAATTTTAAACCGACTTACACCACCTGGGCTGGGCTGGGCCGGGATGGCTGGATGGGCTGAGCGGGCCCTACTTCGAGAACGACCTAATAAAATTTCcggttttgaaaataataaaaaaaagataaaaataaaaaaacaatggcATCGCTGTTGTTCAGAGCTGCTGCCATTTCCTCTCCATTCTCCATCTCTGCGAAAGCATACACCCTTGGTCGCCTCGCCAGGAGGACCCTCTCTCCCATTCGCTCCATGGCCAGCTCCGCTGCTGACGAGCGCTTCCAAAAGGTTCAGATTCAAAGAGATGATACCGTGAGTACCTTTCCTCACTTTTGATTAGCCTTTGTTTTCGCCCAATTCTAATTCTGGAATTCTAATCCATGTTTCTGTTCTAAATCTATCAATACTAGTTTTTGTCTCGGTGATTTGTTTCATGTAGTGTTCTGGACGCTTTTATGTTCAGcttttaagggaaaaaaatatatgtatttatatacttattattatgatatattagtCTTGGTGTTCAAGTCTCTTGCTTTTCTGgtgtttgtttttgtgaatATGAAGCCTGTAAAaagaattggaaaaagaaaaattcttaGAGGAGCTCCTCTTTCTACGAGTAGGATCATCATGTCGTGCAGTATAGGTTCAAGATTAATGaattgcaaataaattttaacTTAATGATAATTCTTTTTAATGTATACATTTATCCCATACTTGGCCTGTTGTCTGCTAATGTCGATGCTACCCATGTATGGTATGATCAATGATGTCTCTCTTCtcataatattttgtaaaatgagTCCTTATTAGACCCCCTTAAATCttgacaaaaacaaagaaatggcACAAATGGTTATTGAAATGATTGTAGTGATGACTCATAGTAAAGTATTATGTATGCATTGCATTGATCTTGATCGTCAATTTGGCTAAATAAAAATCTTGACTTGCAATTTATAGCTCACATCTCATCCATAGGTATTTGATGCTTATGTGGTTGGAAAAGAAAATGCTCCTGGAATTGTAGTTTTGCAAGAATGGTGGGGAGTTGATTTTGAGGTCAAAAACCACGCTTTGAAAATTTCCCAGATGGGACCTGGCTATAGAGCCCTAATTCCAGAGTATGTTCTATGTTCTTTACTAATTCTGTTAGTTTGAATGAACCACTCAGCCCTTGTTTACAAGTTGTATGCTTCAAATGTTACTAGTTGTCTCTTTTCTTACTTCCCCTTGTTGTTAGTTTGTATCGTGGAAAGGTTGGTTTGGATGTTGCTGAGGCACAACATTTGATGGAGGGGCTGGATTGGCCTGGTGCAATTAAAGACATACATGCTTCAGTTAAATGGCTTAAAGCAAATGGTTCGCCAAAGGTGAATATTATTTTCCGTGGTTGCCTtatgctttattttttcttgagcaTGTAATGTTTTCATAAGTTTGTAGCAACACTGACAACACCTGTTTTTGGTCCATTTTaccttcatttttctttttcggcATCCAGTGACTTCAGTCTTTGTTTCCTTTCCATGTTTGTACTACTTGTCCATGTGGTCGCAGTCTACTTGATTTTCTGTGCCTTGTTTAAGTTCAACTTACCCTTAGTTTACCTATCTGCAAATTATACACATTACATTTCAATGGTTGaataattaactaataattttcctttacatattttttttccaaggtATGACTGAATATATTTCATTAATCCTTTTATTGTCAACTTTAATCTGTGTAAGCATTTATCACAAGTTTAAACAATCATTTATTTGATGGttctattcatattttattaaggGGAGACCCCATAACCCATCTAAGCCTTCTGTCTGGATAGGTTGGTGTCACTGGGTTTTGCATGGGAGGTGCTCTGTCAATTGCAAGTGGGGTTTTAGTACCTGAAATTGATGCTGTTGTTGCTTTCTATGGCACTCCTTCATCAGAACTTGCTGATCCTTCAAAGTCTAAAGCACCAGTGCAGGCACATTTTGGAGAGCTTGATAGCTTTGTTGGGTTTTCAGACATCACGGTATGATCACCCTTAACtgatacttttaaaaaaaaaaaattccaacaaaaaaaagaaaaagaaaaaaacaaagacctTGTTAAAATAGAAAACTGATTTATATCTTATCTTAGATCATTGAAAATCCTCCAGTaggtaatttaaaattttgatttatgacACATTTAAATAAGCTGCCCTATGGGGAGTGGATGAAGTTTTTTGTTCCCTTTAACTTGAATGATATTATTTCATTGAATAATTGGTAGACAAATAACATACAACATATTCTCATTGTATAAGGCTGATTTGAAGATTGTGGAAATATGCATTTTCCATGGTAAGTGAATACAATGATATGTGAGAGTGTCTTGCTTTAGCACCACATACTGATGGTGTGTAAAGGTCCAGCATAAATAAGTGCATGCCTGTCATTGCCATTAATTCATAGCGGTTACTGCTCATGCCCAGTGATATGGGTCATTATTAAATTAGGGATATGCACATCCATTTGCATTAGCTATTACATGTAAACCACTTCAAGTATCTTCATTAGGCACATGCCTATTCTTGGCGCATGACTTGAGGAATTTTTGTTTCAccaatttgttgtttgtttgacaataagtttcttgatttcattgttggctTCAGGCTtgtctgttatttttaatgtcaataaaaatttaagggTTGCATCAGAATTGATTCCTTATTTGACTTGTATGATATAATTATCCACTAGTTGTCATTGCTTGCAAGCTTTACAGAAAACCTTGAAGCTAATTCAGTAAAACTTTCAGGCGGCAAAAGCACTCCAGGAAAAGCTGAATTCAAGTGGAGTTCCATTTGAGGTTCATATTTATCCTGGGCTTAGCCATGCTTTCATGAACACTTCACCAGAAGGCGTCCAACGGAGGAAGACAATGGGTTCGAAGGATGAGGACTATGCTGCTGTGGACTTAGCTTGGTCTTGCTTTGAATCTTGGATGAGTAAACATCTGCGCTCTGCTTGACCTGACCCGCCATTCATGCCTGTTGTGGCATGCTGGTGTCTGCCTTAGGGCCGAGTTATATGCTGTTTTTAAAGTTAGTTATGGAGATCTGCTACATGTTTGTGGACTGTCGGTACCTGTTGCTTTGAATGTTAAAAAGATGTTCACCACAAATAAGTCTATGGAGTGTCTCAGATGCTTTTATCATGGTTCATATGACCCTTTGAAACGTATCTTGAGCATGCTATATTTTGTGTTTCCGGTGCCATTTGATGGAAAATCTGATATTTGTGAAGCCAATCAACAGAAAGTATTGTGCATTAGGGCAATGCAGAGAAATCATTTTGTGTTTGatggaaaatatgaaatttgtgaAGCCAATCAGCAACACAGTTCCTTGCATTCCAATGTGAAGGGAAATCTCTGTGTACATATATTCACTTGCATAAATCTCATCCGAAACATGAATTTCAGACAAACCTTTCTCCGAAAATTCCCGCCTTGTCTGCCATTGGGGACTAAAAGCAACCTCTTGGGGATGTCTATAAATTTCCAGATACTGGTTTCTTTTGAGCATGTTCTCAAGAGAACAAGttctaagaaaataatacaagcACCCGACCGACTGAATGAAGTTTGCATGTGTAAAAAAGATCGACCTGCTCATACAtgaaattaaatgaaatgaaaaagataacgACGTCTCAGTTAGCTGCTGTGCTGCTGTCTTTCTTCCCAGCAAGAATTCTTGATATCTGGAGACCTCGACTGAATGCCTGGTTGAAGAGCAACCTGGTCTGGAACTCGGAAACAAAAGGGAACCATGATAGCACTACTATGGGCATGAAGATGATCAACCCCATCGTATACTCATATGCTCGGCCAAGTTCCTTAATCGAATCCCAGAATCCAATCCTCCTAAATAATGATCTGCATGCTTGGCCAATCTTAACCAAGTGTTGACAGCAGCAAAAATcagtatgcatgcatgcttgaGCATAATTTGAAAGGCTATATCAAAATGATCAGAAATGACAAAGAAACATCTGAGAATGACTCACCAGAAGAAGTGACCAGCCGGTCGGCATGAAGCCTAGAATGCTAGCGAAGACATCAACTATCGTGAGGCCGCAGACAACAAATAAAACTGTCATCACCGATACAAAGCCGAGGAAGAGAAGCCCTTTGAGGATTCTAAACATCAGCTGAAAATCTGTGCCAAACCTTCGCCGACCCACTGAAACCATCTGCAAGTAGAAATAGTTAAATTATGTTTTACAACTCGCATAGATTTAAACTGGCCTTGGCCTGGGCCTAGCCAAACCCAAAAGGCTACAAGTTGCGAGCAAACCAGGGGGACAACAAATTACTCTAATTTACCAGGTAAAAAAGTCAAGGAAGAacattatgattttaattcaataaaacacaagaaaaccAATGGAGGGAAGGAAAGGATTCAATTATAACTCTTCAATAAAGCTCGAGGTAACTAACTAGGTCTAAAAGCTATCAGAAAGATGTTGAAAACATGTTGTATATGAAAATATACTTGTGAATACCTTTAAAACTAACAGGACTGTCAGCATCACAAACCATGACAGTCCATAAACCTGTGAAACAAAGAGCAGAATATTAGACAATGGCTGTAATAGTCATGAAAAGGGAGAAAGTTTTGGCATTTGATAGAAAGCATCACCAGGACACTTTTGCTGTGATGGGCTATGTTGAGGTGGTAAACTATCCCATATTGGTAGATTAGAAAACGAAGCGCCAAAAGAATCTCTAATATTCGTCCTCGAATACTGGTAGTTCTGAGGTGATCATGTTCCGCCTGCCACCAGGATTCCCAACTCTTATCCACTGAAATCCCAATCCCACCACGATTTCCCATCCATCTTTTCCAGTCTGTCCAGTCATCAACAGTCTTCTGCCACTCGAATCCTGAAGGATTGAATATGAAGGGTGCAAACAACCATGAAGCAACAAGGAACCACATGGAAAATGTGACGAACAGATATGCGTTTGAGCTACGATATGACTGCCCATAGACTTGGTATACAATTAAGAGTATCATCATTTCCAATCCTTTAACAAAGTGACTGCGGGAGTAAAGCCTATAATTATCAGCAAACTTTGCATGGAACACCACAAATCCACGACCAGTAGCTCTATATTTAGAACCTCCATGCAGAATTGTCCTTCCATAGTAATGGACCTTGGTTCCTAACTGGAAGGTAAAGAAAACTGGGGCTAGCTGCAACTGCATTATTATAAACTCGCCCAATGCAGTGCGGAAACCTTTCTCCAAGCCAACTTCCATTACCATAGGGAGAACCAGTAATAATCCTAGCTGAAAGACTGACTGAGATGCAAGAGCATTTTCAAGGGACTTATTTTGCTGAATGCTTGGATCCTCAAGTATTGACTTTTCAAGGCCGCTCATTACTAAATATAGCCGACCATATAAGAAGACATATACTGTAAGTACAGTAACCTGAAGTCCAAATATTTTGATGTTAGTTTTGTACATGTTCTTGGAAGAACAAGTATTGGCAATCAACAATCAAAGATTATCATAAAATAGATGGCCTTGGTCAATATATATTGCTCaccaaacatataaaaattatcatataaattagTCTTCTAGAAGGATATGTAAAGATGCTTTTCATCATATcaacaataatgaccccagaCTGCAGCTTGATACATGAACCTGTCCtagcattattatttttatttatgttgcttcaaacacatcaaaaccaaaatcagcAAGAATCTGCAATATGGAAGTCTACCTTCAAGGGGCTGCTAAAACAAACAGGAGTTTAATTTGATGTCTGGTATTTTACTAGgttgattaaataaatttttgaactAAATAACCAACTCAAATTAGAAATGGGCATCAATCAGGGGTTTGGTGATACAGAACATTTGTATCGATAGTAAGCTAGCACTCATCAAGTGCAGGATAAGAGAACTCCACTCTCTTAAAATTGAATAAACAagtttttcttgcaaggatccTTATCAAAACTTTACATATGGGATGGCActattttcatggaaaattgtTTCACCTGATAACCATGTGGCTAAAAATTGCACACAAGTATTATATGTGTATAATTCACAACTTTGACGCTATGTGTTAGTCAATTGCCAGATTTTGAAATCTTTATTACTTTGTAGGCAGGTATAGAAATGCCTATTTATATAATGGATAATAGATATATACTTGGGGCAAAGCACACATTATAAGGAACATTCCGCTAGTTTTCAAGATTTTGGTGGCCTAAGCAAGGATCCTAATATAAAGAGGAAATGGGTTGCAAGAATGCAGTAACAAGTTCCTATCTGATATACTTCCTTATAACACAGTAGTAATGGATATTAACGTAAAGCTACCCTTTTTTTTCCCACCGGCTACCTATGATGGGTCTGCTATTGCATTGCCACTGGTGTAATATTGGCAGTACGTGCTAAGCTTAAGCAATCCAGTGGTTATTTGTTGAAAAGCAATATTATGATGCATGCAACAATAATTAcatagataatcaaaatatcTCTATACAGACACAAGTGTGACTATACTCATTTTGTAGGGgtatatataattgttagaTGCAAATCACATTTAGGCTCAATTTGATCTAAAAACTTAAGACATGGGACGGGACGGGAGACCCAAACTTATACTTTCATATCCatatatattaacttaattGATGTGGAACTATTGGTTACTCTAATAATAACTATGAATTAAGAATTCAgaactgatatatatatatatatatatatatatataggcgtGTGCGTGTGTGTGCATGCAAATATAGTCACATGAGCAAACATCTGCCACACTGGCCTGTGGGGTATATTTGCATAACCATGCAGTTGAAAATAAGCTGGATCTGCATGTGTGAAACTTGCACCACTAGGTTGTACATTAAGGCATGTACTGTTCTATTCACACCATAGCAAACAGGCAATTCATAGATATTACTGTCCTACGGCGGCAATTCTTTAGTTTATAGAGTGGATGCTAATCATATCGCTTCTAGTAGAGATACTTATATGTTAAAATACTCATACCATGCTGCTAAAATAGAAGCCCACAGTGGTGAAGTAGAAAGATAGCATTCTGTAGAAGTCAAATCTTCGTCCCAAACGATAAACATCACGACTAAGTGTTTGTTCTCCATTTCCATTTGCCACTTTTGCCTCAAAAAGAGAAATTTGATTCATTCCCACATCACGTCCTTTCCCAACTTGCATATATTCATGATGAGTCACATTTCCTCCACGTAAAGTTGAATTGAACCCTGaagataattatgaaaatttgaaaaaaaaaaaaatggtaccaAGAAAGACGCAtagaattaaaaagaacaaaattgcAAATGCTTACCTGAAAATATATCCTCacttaaatttattgtttttgaagCTTTACTTATGCCTCCTCTTGTAATATGAAAGATTCTATCAAAGATATCAGGATGCCCATAATGGAATCGGACCCTGTGAAGCCATATATTGTGAGAGGTGGTAATCATCTTAGAAGAAGAAATTAGCATACATGATAAGCTAGTATATACATATGCACCACATCAAGAGCTAAATCAGTCAATCATTTCATATTccaaagacaaaaacataaacattaaaCGCACACAAAAAAGATGCACAGCATGTACTACTTGCTATACAATAAAAATGGGCCAACATTTGTTGCTGCTTCTTACCTTTCACAGTACACACTTAATGCTTAAACCTTACCTAAGTTACATACAAACATCTATTACCACAAGAAATTCCATCCAAAAGGATGCAGCATGTACTACTTGATATACAATATAAAGGGGCCAACATTTGTTGCTTCTTCTTACCTTTCACAGTACACAATTAATGCTTAAACCATACCTAAATTACACACAGATATCTATTACCACAAGCAATTTCATCCAAATAGACAACCTTATAAGAAGTGACAGTATATTCATGGACAACCTTGTATGAAACACAATGGTAAACTCATTTGAGCAGATGACAAGTCACTTACTTCAAAGGGTTTGCTAGGACCCTTTGTCCGATAGTCACAAAGCTTGTCTCCTGGTTAGACATAAACCACGCAAGGGAGGAAACACTGTAAAGTAACAAGAAGACATGAAGATGTTTAACTGAAATAGGCAATATATGGATTTACCTTTATACAAACCACCAATTTTATCCTGAATGATTAAGTAAATTAAGCTAGCTTtgcttaaatttaaaaaaaaaaaaaatgcaaaagaatGTTGACATGTCCTTCACCTTCCAGTGAATATATGCTCTCTGAGACCTAATATTGTAGGCTTACTTTGCCCATGATGTGCTAAGAATTCTTGCAGAACATTTCTTATTTTGAATGCTTCTTCAAGGTAATTATCCTGAAATAGAAAATAACAGGACATGTGATTAATTTTTGGTATATTGACTATATTTCATAATAGTGACGTTTACCTGATTCATATCTATTGTTTGAAGTGCTTCTCCTCGGGTGAAAATTATGGCATGGTTTTGATTCTCAGGCTTTCCTTCACCAATAGCAGTTGGAGGCCCAGGAAGTTTGATACGATAAATTTCCTAATGAAAAAAGTGATCAATGGACAGGCAAAATGTTCAttttataatcatataaaaataagaagaaaattatcAGAGGGGAGATATTGATCCATCTATATTCATATAAATGCAAATTAAGTGACAATTCTcatgtatttgtaaatttttatctCAAAGTTATTGTTCATTTGTTGCTCATGTTTGAACTCTGTAACTGAATACAAATATTATCAATGTAAAGAAGGCAATCAAGAAGTATGTCTATAAAGTCTACAAACAATTATCACAAGGAATACAAAACACCTTCTAAATACAATTGAATCATTAGTTCTTATACATATGTCCACCtcatcaataatattaaatttgatcCTACAAAGTTGTCTAAATTGAGTACAAGATCAGCAAGGGATAAGAACTACTCGTAGTTTAAAAACATACCATGACATAATAACATTGTGATAGTCATACAAAATGAAAGCATGTGAGAACCATaacctatttatcaatttgagTACAAATATAATACATACCAACTAAATAGCCAGATAGCTCAAGTGAAGAACCTGCTCTAAGGCAGATGGAAGTTTTCACAGTTTGGCTTTATTGGTGACTATTGCCAGAACTATATCAAGAATTTCCACACTTAcaatatcataataatttaaCTAAATTCGATAGGAAAATCAAAAGGGATGCCAAAAAGTTAAGTGCACATGGGCATGCAATGCACATTAAAGTCTATCAATAGCAAGTTTGGTTGCTCTTTCACAACATGAAAGGTCATGCCGGAAGGTATGAGTCTGCGAGAATAgttgattaatattaatcaaagttGGATTACAGGGTGGGAAGGTGTTTAACAcagtagacttcatagtgtacCAGCCTACCAGCATAGGGCAAACTATATTGAATTACATCATTTTGATGATTAGCTTAATCAATCTGAATGACCTGCAAAAGAACAATTATCTTGAACAGTATGACTGGATCTTGCGTAAAAGGTTGGAAACCAATGTTAAATGTTTCGAAGATACTTATCTTCATTGCTGCTTGATGTATATTGTTATAGCATTCTTTAGTTTGTTGTACTTGATATCACTTTCTGGCATAGCCTCCGGTAATACccatatattattattctctATGGTAAGTCCTATATCTCGGAAGACTTGGATGAAGGGAGCACATTAATATTGGCTTAAGCTACACATGTCAGGCATTAGAGAGACAAAAACAGATGAGGATGATGGATATCTTGCTGTgccaaaaattaaaaccaatttGCCATCACTGATCCTGTAACTTGCAAAGAATACCAAAGCATAATTGAAAAGAAAGACCAAGGAGTAGACaggcaacaaaaataaaatcaaggaaTTTTTGCAGTTCAACTTTATTCAAGCAAGTGGGCTGACGAAAGGGAGTAAGAAAAATTTGCATTAGGAATTAAACCCCAAAAAATTAGTTTGAATCATCCTGTGTCAAGTGTTCACAATTAAACCATGTATTATAACCTAATCAAATAAGAGCGAGAAATTTCTAAAGCCATTCAACCAACTCTGATGAAttctttaaaaatgagtttaaaACAAGTACCTCATCCCTGTTTTCACCTCCTTTAATAAGAACCGAATAAAAAACTTTTTCCTGCTTCCCACCAATTGTCTCATCCCGCTCATCAATATAAGCAACACGCAATGAAGGATGCCTTTTGTAGCAAACAAATGAATATATGACACAATTAATTCAGATGGTTTTATTAAACAAGTGTATTAGATGCATCACTTACATCAACATTAAGTTGAGAATATTCTGGTAGCAACTTCTGTCTTTAGGCTCACTGGACTTCTTCTGCATGCCGTAGACTTGACAAGAGACAACATATGTGAATTTCAGGTCTGCAACAGCTTGTGCACGTCTAGCAATACCCAAGTGGGTATGGTGCATCTCTTCTGGTGAAAGTGATCCATGCCCTCTTGGTTTAtctgaagaagcaagtgattcaaatCCAAATTGGATATAGTTGATGAAGTTGATTCGAGAAGAACAGAACTAAAAGCAAATTTAGAAAGTGCAATACTAGATATAACCAACCCTGATTCTGTTCCACATCTAAGAAGCCTTGTAACTCGAGAGCCTGCCTGTAGTACATCATTCCTCTCACTGAAAATGGCAGCATAcatcaatataaaataataaacaaacaatCGCTTGGTCAAGAGAATGGTAGATTTAGATATCAATTGTACACCTGTCCTGGAAAGTGTTTGCCCCCTGTATGAAACCCATTCACGAACATAATGCATGTGGTTATTTTGTGTGTCTTCATTTTGTGTGTCTTCAGGAGGAGGAGGCTTACGTTCCGTAAAATTATTCCACTCATCTGAGTTGAGGTCAAGAAGTATTccataataataaacataacaactataaaaaaataaaaaataaaaataaaaaaata
This window harbors:
- the LOC120258438 gene encoding protein usf, which translates into the protein MASLLFRAAAISSPFSISAKAYTLGRLARRTLSPIRSMASSAADERFQKVQIQRDDTVFDAYVVGKENAPGIVVLQEWWGVDFEVKNHALKISQMGPGYRALIPDLYRGKVGLDVAEAQHLMEGLDWPGAIKDIHASVKWLKANGSPKVGVTGFCMGGALSIASGVLVPEIDAVVAFYGTPSSELADPSKSKAPVQAHFGELDSFVGFSDITAAKALQEKLNSSGVPFEVHIYPGLSHAFMNTSPEGVQRRKTMGSKDEDYAAVDLAWSCFESWMSKHLRSA